Proteins encoded together in one Lasioglossum baleicum unplaced genomic scaffold, iyLasBale1 scaffold0027, whole genome shotgun sequence window:
- the LOC143219382 gene encoding uncharacterized protein LOC143219382, with translation MTESDVDTRLELLEDYWTRFQENHDLLTYRHKAAIKDSDYVKTDMADAVEEAYLTQKSRLRDLAKVFSKTRDGRTNQSHEDVSGSGSSSIPRMPLPQFSGEYVDWPSFKDRFLSMIDRKKGLTEVDKLHYLKGCLQDQAVDLIKDLPTTNENYTKAWNILMEHYENKRILVRSCLDKLAALPKMRESSVQEMTQIQKGVSTVVNTMEGLGRPIDQTADWFVHSIVNLFDPTTRDKWEESVTVNSDPPSYTTLTNFMIRRLQMMQASPRPSGSDSSQAKFTKSRSGPSFSRAKPTTKTARINHAERKQQQITCVICSKDHYLMHCSTYKESSPEDRKSIVEKHQLCRNCLGNHTTATCPSKRGCFKCGERHHTTIHGAIKDVSTPERTTHHAQDCRNRTGEVLLATAMIHVSDRFGRRQTVRALIDQGSEITMISEGLAQRLQLPRTAATVDIFGVGGQQLAKARGRVTLDISACKRDDPIKVTAVILSRLSTYTHGRAKLNQEWVHLRGLQLADPSPGNEAPIEVLIGADVYPAVIKEGVKRGALNQPVGQLTIFGWIITGMTGTSSSSMHAQVHQTTTGDSLSSLVRRFWEQEDLSDAASPWTADEQECEHHYATTHSRTLEGRYQVRLPFKTHVAITSGSRSAAWHSLRRMELRFSKDKEFKDQYCDFLNQYSQLGHMSLVEGSSNENQTHYLPHHGVLKPSSITTKLRVVFNGSWSEPAQPSLNDTLHVGPNLLPALSDVILRWRKHQYVVTADVTKMYRQIFVHPDDRDVQRILWRHAESQPVREYRLNTVTYGLSCAPYLAVRTLRQLAEDGGSQFPKGALAIKRDAYVDDILTGADTITALKETADQLQQLCMAGGFPLQKWASNVTDLQQVTKEKVEGPSTQSTLLISKEEERKTWTDCTHTALGLHWSPHKDTFQYSITDAEVQPPTKRSIVSKTAQLFDPLGWLTPVIVRSKIAIQSTWLLGLEWDTPLPSGLADDWTSFCAELKLLERVRIPRPLSCSAHPTQREMHGFADASERAYAAVLYLRTKEEDEQWKVTLITAKSKVAPLKQVSLPRLELCAAHLLARLAQKTATTLEFTNTTMHLWSDSTVALGWIQAHPSRWKTYVANRVADIQRRVPEAQWHHVAGVENPADCASRGLSPSQLLHLSLWWTGPEFLQHTEHFAATQPDNHDQLPEERGPTVAAVNKSERNGEDNDILTRFSSYTKLLRVTAWCLRWLRRRRNTSPATTSTNPSSNGHSSALSATEIDEAEKTWIQLVQKTYFKEEMRMLAAGTSVQSRSILSPLSAVISSDNLLRVGGRLRKAHLNPDEAHPIILPPDSLFTELYTVHSHLKTLHGGVQATLGAIRQRFWIPKGRSRVKAAIRRCVTCLRWRAEPGRQLMGQLPEHRVTPARPFHSTGVDYAGPIWLRTSPGRGHKATKAFFAVFICMVTKAVHLEVVSSYSSEAFLAAFRRFISRRGHCAHLYSDCGTNFLGADRELRRLFTASCLENRNIRDEMGNLRTQWHFNPPAAPHFGGLWEAAVKSTKHHLRRTVGEARLTYEEMSTLLSQIEACLNSRPLAALSDDPSDLTALTPGHFLVGTALNALPEPSLVDQEVNRLTRWQLVTHMRDHFWLRWQREYLHGLTTRSKWRRPQENIMPGRLCIISGETTPPSQWPLARVKEVHPGSDGKVRVVKAVTATSEFVRPIHKLIVLPIDANDR, from the coding sequence ATGACTGAAAGCGATGTTGACACCAGGCTAGAACTCCTTGAAGATTACTGGACACGATTTCAAGAGAACCATGATCTGTTAACGTACCGTCACAAAGCTGCGATCAAGGACAGCGACTACGTCAAGACTGACATGGCTGATGCCGTAGAGGAGGCCTATTTGACGCAGAAGAGCCGGCTTCGCGATTTGGCTAAGGTATTTAGCAAAACCAGAGACGGAAGGACAAACCAGAGTCACGAAGATGTTTCAGGATCCGGATCATCTTCAATCCCGCGTATGCCGCTACCACAATTCAGTGGAGAATATGTAGACTGGCCCTCGTTCAAGGATCGGTTTCTCTCCATGATCGATCGTAAGAAAGGGCTGACTGAGGTAGACAAGCTCCACTACTTGAAGGGCTGTCTCCAGGATCAGGCTGTAGACCTCATAAAGGACCTGCCAACCACCAACGAGAATTATACCAAAGCGTGGAACATACTCATGGAGCACTATGAAAATAAACGCATTCTCGTCCGATCCTGTCTCGATAAGTTGGCAGCGCTCCCCAAGATGAGGGAGAGCTCGGTGCAAGAAATGACCCAAATACAGAAGGGAGTCTCCACCGTCGTCAACACCATGGAAGGGCTAGGAAGACCCATAGATCAAACTGCTGACTGGTTTGTGCATTCCATAGTCAATTTATTTGACCCTACTACCAGGGATAAGTGGGAGGAAAGCGTTACCGTTAACAGTGATCCACCTTCCTATACAACATTGACGAACTTCATGATCAGGCGGCTCCAGATGATGCAGGCTTCACCGAGGCCGTCAGGTTCAGATTCGAGTCAAGCCAAATTCACCAAATCTCGATCAGGTCCGAGTTTCAGCAGAGCTAAACCTACAACCAAAACAGCTCGGATCAATCATGCAGAAAGGAAACAACAGCAGATTACTTGCGTGATATGCTCAAAGGATCACTACCTTATGCATTGCTCGACGTACAAGGAAAGCTCACCTGAAGACCGGAAATCCATTGTGGAAAAACACCAGCTATGCAGGAACTGTCTTGGCAATCACACCACTGCTACTTGTCCATCGAAAAGGGGCTGTTTCAAGTGCGGAGAACGGCACCATACGACGATCCATGGGGCAATCAAGGACGTCTCCACGCCCGAAAGGACAACCCACCATGCACAGGATTGCCGTAACAGAACGGGTGAAGTATTGTTAGCCACTGCAATGATACATGTTTCAGATCGTTTCGGCCGACGTCAAACAGTCAGAGCGCTCATCGATCAGGGATCCGAGATAACGATGATAAGCGAAGGACTAGCACAAAGGCTCCAACTACCTCGCACTGCAGCTACAGTTGACATTTTTGGAGTCGGAGGACAACAGCTCGCTAAAGCTCGTGGCAGAGTGACGCTTGACATCTCGGCCTGCAAGAGGGACGATCCCATCAAGGTCACGGCAGTGATCTTGTCCAGACTCTCAACGTACACTCACGGCAGGGCCAAACTGAATCAAGAATGGGTACACTTGAGAGGGTTGCAACTGGCGGATCCTTCACCAGGAAACGAGGCACCCATTGAGGTCTTGATAGGTGCCGATGTCTACCCTGCAGTGATAAAGGAGGGTGTTAAAAGGGGAGCTCTGAATCAGCCAGTTGGTCAACTCACCATATTCGGTTGGATCATCACTGGGATGACAGGAACATCGTCCAGCTCGATGCACGCACAAGTGCATCAGACAACCACTGGTGACAGCCTGAGCTCGCTCGTACGAAGATTTTGGGAGCAGGAGGATCTCTCAGATGCAGCCTCGCCATGGACAGCAGATGAGCAAGAGTGCGAACACCATTACGCAACCACTCACTCACGTACACTAGAAGGTCGATACCAGGTGAGACTTCCCTTTAAAACTCACGTAGCTATCACTTCTGGTTCAAGATCAGCAGCTTGGCATTCGCTCAGAAGGATGGAGCTGCGGTTCAGCAAGGACAAGGAGTTCAAGGACCAGTATTGCGATTTCTTGAACCAATACAGTCAACTTGGTCACATGTCCCTGGTAGAAGGATCCTCAAATGAGAACCAGACTCACTACCTTCCACATCACGGGGTCCTGAAACCAAGTAGCATCACAACCAAATTGAGAGTGGTCTTTAACGGTTCGTGGTCGGAGCCAGCACAACCGTCTCTCAATGATACTCTCCATGTGGGCCCGAACCTGCTGCCTGCACTCTCTGACGTCATCCTAAGATGGCGTAAACACCAATACGTTGTAACAGCCGAtgttactaaaatgtacagGCAGATATTCGTACATCCAGATGACCGAGACGTACAACGCATCCTCTGGAGACATGCTGAAAGTCAACCAGTACGTGAGTATCGACTGAACACAGTTACTTACGGACTCTCGTGTGCTCCATATCTAGCTGTGCGTACACTGCGTCAACTGGCGGAAGATGGAGGCTCACAGTTTCCCAAGGGTGCACTGGCCATCAAACGGGATGCATATGTCGATGACATCCTCACTGGAGCTGATACAATCACAGCATTGAAGGAAACTGCCGATCAACTTCAACAGCTGTGCATGGCGGGCGGCTTTCCTCTCCAAAAGTGGGCGTCAAACGTAACCGATTTGCAACAGGTCACTAaggagaaggtcgagggtccatCTACGCAGTCAACATTGCTCATAAGCAAAGAGGAAGAGCGCAAAACATGGACAGACTGCACTCATACTGCCCTTGGACTACACTGGTCACCGCACAAAGACACATTCCAATACTCCATCACCGATGCCGAAGTACAACCTCCAACCAAACGCAGCATTGTGTCAAAGACAGCACAATTATTTGATCCGCTAGGATGGTTGACACCTGTCATAGTGCGCTCTAAAATAGCCATTCAATCAACATGGCTACTAGGACTTGAATGGGACACTCCCCTTCCTTCGGGGCTGGCTGACGACTGGACATCATTCTGCGCTGAACTGAAGCTTCTCGAAAGGGTGAGAATACCTCGCCCTCTGTCTTGCAGCGCACATCCCACGCAGAGGGAAATGCATGGCTTTGCTGACGCTTCAGAACGAGCCTATGCGGCAGTCCTCTATCTGAGGACGAAAGAGGAAGATGAGCAGTGGAAGGTCACACTGATCACGGCGAAAAGCAAGGTGGCGCCATTAAAACAGGTCTCCTTACCACGCTTGGAACTCTGTGCAGCACATCTCCTCGCACGATTAGCACAGAAAACCGCCACAACACTGGAATTCACCAACACCACGATGCACTTATGGTCGGATTCCACAGTTGCCCTCGGATGGATTCAGGCACATCCAAGCAGGTGGAAAACCTATGTAGCGAACAGAGTGGCGGACATCCAGCGCAGAGTTCCCGAGGCACAATGGCACCATGTAGCTGGCGTTGAAAACCCAGCTGACTGCGCCTCTCGAGGGCTCTCACCGTCTCAACTGCTGCACTTGTCGTTGTGGTGGACGGGCCCCGAATTCCTTCAGCATACTGAGCACTTTGCTGCAACGCAACCGGACAACCATGATCAGTTACCAGAAGAAAGGGGACCAACAGTTGCTGCTGTCAATAAATCAGAAAGGAATGGCGAGGACAATGACATCTTGACGAGATTCTCGTCATATACAAAACTGTTACGGGTCACCGCATGGTGTTTACGGTGGCTCAGAAGGCGACGCAACACTTCACCAGCCACAACCAGCACCAACCCCTCCAGCAATGGTCATTCCTCAGCCCTGTCAGCAACAGAAATCGATGAGGCTGAGAAAACCTGGATTCAGCTAGTCCAGAAAACCTACTTTAAGGAGGAAATGAGAATGTTAGCTGCGGGAACAAGCGTACAGTCAAGGAGCATTCTCTCACCTCTGTCAGCTGTAATTAGTAGCGACAATTTGCTACGAGTCGGAGGTCGCCTGAGAAAGGCCCATCTAAATCCAGATGAAGCACACCCTATCATCCTGCCTCCTGATTCCCTCTTTACAGAACTTTACACTGTTCACAGCCATCTCAAGACGTTGCATGGAGGAGTGCAAGCCACGCTAGGAGCCATACGTCAAAGGTTCTGGATTCCAAAGGGGCGGTCAAGGGTCAAGGCAGCGATCCGTAGATGCGTTACTTGTCTGAGATGGCGGGCGGAACCAGGTCGACAATTGATGGGTCAATTGCCAGAGCACCGAGTCACTCCGGCTCGACCATTCCATTCGACCGGAGTGGACTACGCAGGCCCCATCTGGTTGCGGACATCACCTGGGCGTGGCCACAAGGCAACCAAGGCCTTCTTCGCCGTCTTCATTTGTATGGTAACCAAGGCCGTGCATCTTGAAGTGGTGTCCAGCTATTCGTCCGAGGCATTCCTGGCTGCCTTCCGGCGGTTCATCTCGCGGCGAGGTCACTGTGCCCACTTGTACAGTGACTGTGGTACGAACTTCCTGGGAGCAGATCGGGAGTTGCGCCGCTTGTTCACCGCCAGCTGCCTCGAAAACAGAAACATCAGAGATGAGATGGGCAACCTCCGTACTCAGTGGCATTTCAACCCACCAGCTGCGCCTCATTTCGGTGGATTGTGGGAGGCCGCAGTCAAGTCGACCAAACATCACCTTCGGCGAACAGTAGGGGAGGCTCGCCTCACGTATGAGGAGATGTCGACTCTCCTCTCTCAAATCGAGGCCTGCCTCAATTCAAGGCCACTAGCTGCTCTTTCTGATGATCCGTCAGACTTAACAGCATTAACCCCAGGGCATTTTCTTGTAGGCACCGCCTTGAATGCACTTCCGGAACCGTCACTGGTGGATCAGGAAGTCAACCGGCTGACACGATGGCAGCTGGTAACCCATATGCGAGATCACTTTTGGTTGAGGTGGCAACGAGAGTACTTGCATGGACTCACCACTCGATCAAAATGGCGCCGCCCACAGGAGAACATCATGCCTGGTCGTCTGTGTATCATCTCAGGAGAAACAACACCACCATCTCAATGGCCACTTGCTCGAGTGAAGGAAGTGCATCCAGGAAGCGATGGGAAAGTCCGTGTCGTGAAAGCAGTCACTGCAACCTCCGAGTTCGTACGACCGATACACAAACTAATTGTGTTGCCGATTGACGCGAACGATCGATGA